A segment of the Salvia hispanica cultivar TCC Black 2014 unplaced genomic scaffold, UniMelb_Shisp_WGS_1.0 HiC_scaffold_167, whole genome shotgun sequence genome:
tagttggaatattaatattggaatatggggtccaccttgcaaaaaatagaaataaactaattttgtgggacggattaAAAGTTAGAGcacatttacaaaataatatatatgttcAATGCATCAGATTGATATGCACGTGGATTCACAAGAATTCGATCAAACGCTAGAAACaaaaattgtgtttaattggTCAACACGCAATATAGAGTCTAGATATGTCCTAGTCTGCAATTTCTTCTGGTTAATCATTAGATGATGACATGAATTCCGAACAGATGTACCTATTGTGGTAAGTTCCGGACATGGTTATAACAGAAGCAGGGTGTTTGTCGAGCTGTTGTTTCCATATGAGTTCTCCTGTAGCCCTGCAAACCGCAACAACATAAGCCGGGCCGTAAATGGCAAAGATGAGTTTGTCGTCAGCTACAGTAGGTGTGGCTCGAGCTAGCAAGGCGGTGGAGGAGTTAAGGGCGGTGAGCTTCTGCAGATTTTTCTTCCAAACAAGGGAGCCGTCAAGTTGTCTCACAGCGAAAATATGACCGTCCCAGCTGGGGAAATATACGACGCCTTCACAGATCGCGGGCGTGGCTGTTATGTCGTGTCCCGCGTTAAACTTCCACTTGAGACGGAGGTGGGCCGCGGTCGAAGGGCTGATCTTCTTCTCCCCCTCCGCGTATCTGTTGTTGAAGATATCGCCGCCGTGGTTTGCCCAGTTTCCTGCAGGGAGAGAATTCTGCAACTGCATTCATGCAAATTAcatgaaatactactatttaactagattttttttgtatgtttcATTGATTTGTAGTAAGAGATAAGACTTACTGATATATCACACTGTAGCAAACAGATTACTGAAATGAGGAGAATTCCATGATTAATGTGTGCCATGTGGAGTTGAGAGTTCTTAATGAGTACTATCATATTCATAATTCAGCTacaatttatacaaaataatcaatCTTCAACGGTTGACTTTTCATAACTAAATTGTTGCGCAGGAATTAAGCTGACAATAATATTAGATCAGAttggaattaattaagtatGTCTACCAAATGAAGAATCATTAGGAAACATGTGGATGTGTGTGTAAGTTGATCAAGCGGTAGAGAGGCTAATGTCTAAGGCTAATGTCTAAGACTAAAGGTTTCATGCTTGACTCCTATATGAGGGgcctataaatttaaatttatttactcataataaaatagaaaacatgtGGCTGCTAATTCCATCCACGGCCgaatcataataaaatagaaaacatgtGGCTGCTAATTCCATCCACGGCCGAAACTATGAGATTTGAGAAACTAATGTTTAATAAATGTTTATTAAGATAAGTAGAGAAATAAAACTTATAATTACTCATGTTAAAAGAGGAATTAAATGGGTTGTTTAATTTGGGACTATCCTATTCCTAACAATAATACGAATCAATTAACTTGTGATTGATGTTATATTTAACCTAAAAGGTCTTACTAGCCGGTTAGGCTAGTCCGAAATTCGATCTACTAGCCTAATTGACATCCGCACTTATATCATTAAAAGACTATAGAGTAAAAGTGAGAGGGATTTAAGATGGAATTATCAAACCTTAATTTGAAATTCTCTCTTAGCGTTTCATAAAACGTGTAGGACTTTTCTCTGCGATGATAAGcacatatttcttcatttgtttattaaaaaataactcaactgCGCCTTAAAAGTTAATTGAATAGTAACATACAATTGACAATTGCTTTAGCTAAGATTGCACGCATTCCTCTATTAACTAAGCAAAAGAGATTAACCTGGGtagttataacttatattaggGTAGTAGGTATatgtattatgtatatatttccTTGCTATTAAAGTCAGAGATCTAATCCTGTCAGcttatactattttaattcGGCAGTTTGATTATTATTCTAGAACACTTAACTGGGCCGGATTTTTTCAAGCCCAAGTAATTGGGCCGGACATATGCAAGCCTTATAAGTCTAGATTACTCCAAACATTCACAGATTAAATTAAGTTAGTACTCTAATCATGGAAATTGAACTTATTTGTTTATGTAAACCATGGCCCCACTGGCCAAGTTTTAATATCGGCCATCGgtcatataataaaatgaaagaatacATTTGGAATcttgtactaatatttttaaaaaattgtattcattgctttaaaaaaaaatgaacgtTTGATTCATAAGTTGTACTCCTCCATTTGTAGTTTATACGAAGTGGAAAGTTGtgttttatgtataaaaaCGACATGATATATTAAAGTTGAGTAGCTTTTTAATTATGCGAAAAAGCTtctttttatactaataataataacttaTAATGAAAAAACCCAAATACAGATCATTTATGAATTCATCAACTCATAAAGAATTGATAATATCAATACAAAGATTTATGAATGCTTCAAGAATTTGAATGTAGCTCATCATTCAATACAAGACTTGGCCAAAGCTTAAAAAAGTAATAAGCAGAGAAGACTTCCAAACAAGGTTGCAGGCCTTAGTGGAAACTGAAAAGCATAAAGACTAAAGTCGTTAGTTCCattgtttttcatatttttgaagaaacaaaagaatcaTAAATATTCTACTTACCCTAAACATCGATAttcgtatatatagagtccaCTCTCCAATAGCCCATGTGAACTATCATAATACATCCAAAATGcaatcatttttctatttattaatttagctTCATCTCCATTTTCGATGTAATTCCATATGCAACAATATTGTTtagtatatatttcaaaaatataatcattttaaatcaattataagtactgttaaaatatttcaataagcACTGAACTATATAGATGTTTCAATAAGCATTTCGCTCATGGGAAAattgagatttatttttttaacttcataatttttactatCGGTTTTGAAATTTGTGGGACACATTAGAATTTGACTAAGATTTATGAGTTACGGGAGATAAAAGCTTAAATGCTTAATCACATTAATGCATCTCTTAAATTCTAAACccattcaaatatttcatataagTCAAATTTAGCGGCCATTTCTTGATtgcatgaaataaaaaaatagtaaaaaaaaaagatttatatatatgaaggATTAGCTGACTTTTCTTGATCTCCCAACTCATCACTGTcgttttatcaataaaaacaCTTCACTTTTGTCTGGATATAATAATCCGAGGTTTAATATATTAGCAACATGCTAATCACTCCATGTATGACTAGTAAACATTAATTAAGTGAGCTCATTCCTACAAAAGGCCAGAGCTAGAAGCTCAACAATCTAACACTAACAAAATGTCTATTCTTCTctgtttcttgtttttggCATTTGGGAATCTCTCAAATGCCTCAAGAAATGGTGGTCTCGCAATGTATGAGATCAAGAAAGGCGATTTCTCTCTCAAGGTCACCAACTACGGTGCAAGAATCGCCTCTCTTGTTCTTCCCGACAAACATggtcagttttttttttttttcttgggttATTTGCCTCAAAGATTCaaacttttttcttgttttcataGGAAAGTTGGGTGACATTGTTCTGGGCTATGATACTGCTGAAGAATTTAAGGTATGATGAATCTACCTCTCTCATGTTTTTAGATATTATTTACTTTCTGAGCTTTCTAGGCGCATGGTTTCTGTGAaatcttgaatcttgatttatcatcattattagtctattatttgttatttgtttttttgtgtgGTCATATTTGATCTTGAAAGCCTTAAGTCATCAAAGTCTTCGGCTTTCTGTCTTACTACTTGATAGTAGGAAAAGGACATTTGAACCAATGATTTGAGAAGTAAATGGATGGATAAGATCTACAAATTAACTAATCCTTTGTTAATTTATGTCTAATTTTGGGTAAAAATGACTTATTTATCTCCATTTGATGTGATTGATGATGTGTAGCAAAACCAACTGATATGGCTAAGATACTTGGCATCTAGAGACTGAAACCTTACAAATCTTGTTTTTTGTCtatgttttacttttatatatgttgtgtTTCTGAACAATTGGCTGCAGAATGATACCGGTCACTTTGGAGCCGTTGTGGGAAGAGTAGCTAACCGCATTGCTGGTGCTAAATTTACTCTAAATGGGACCGTATACAAGCTTGAAGCGAATGAGGGGAAGAACATGCTCCATGGTGATCTGCATTTCATCTTCTCCTCATGatttattcaagaaaaaagGACTTAAATATGAGCATTGACTTAAATGTCACCTTTGATCAATGTGTTGTCCCTAACCTTTATGTCATTGTCTGTATTTAGGTGGGTCGAAAGGGTTCAGCCAAGTCGTGTGGAAGGTGAAGAAGCACGTTAAGTATGGCCGATCTCCTTACATTACACTAACATATCACAGCGTTGATGGAGAAGAAGGTAATGAAATTAGCAATGATCAAGAATGTTGTCCTTATTTGCAGAAGTTTGTGGCTTGTTCTGAAAACTCAAATTTGTTTTAACAGGTTTCCCCGGTTCTGTTCTGGCCTCGGTAACCTATGCTCTAGTGGCCCCTTACACGCTGGTTGTGAAAATGAAGGCGAAAGCTCTAAACAAGGCTACCCCGATAAACCTAGCCCAGCACGCCTACTGGAACCTCGGTAACCACAACAGTGGGAGCATCCTCTCTGACTCGCTGCAGATATTTGCGTCCCACATCACACCAGTCGACCAGGGGCTCATCCCAACGGGAGAAATCACCTCAGTGAAGAAGACTCCTTACGATTTCCTCAAGCCCCGTGTGATAAAAGGCCCCATCAAGGACCTCCCCAAAGGGTCAAGGGGGTACGACATCAACTATGTGGTGGACGACTACAAGGGGCTGAAGATGAAGCCGGTGGCAGTGGTCTACAACAAGAAGTCGGGGAGAGTGATGAAGGTGTCAGCCAATGCCCCGGGCGTGCAGCTGTACACAGGCAACTTCATCGACAACGTGAAGGGGAAGGGTGGGTTCATATACCAGTCTCATGCGGCCTTGTGTTTGGAGACTCAAGGGTTCCCAGACTCTGTGAATCATCCTAATTTTCCTTCACAGATTGTGAATCCTGGGCAGATTTATGATCATcgtatggtgtttgtgtttacCACAAAGAAATGATGAGGCTATGTTTGTTTGTTGTAATAAAAGTGGAGGGATGCAGCATTAGTCTCTTTCTCCATTTCCTGCATTATAACATTAATGAATGTTCTTAAGATATTTGAATATTCAATTTGCATCTAAACAATCCAGCCAAGTGAAATAAATACTCAATTTTGATGATggttcaaaatagaaaatgagtttGGCCAAAATGCCATTCTTCTTCATGTTCAAACACAGTAACTGCACAAACATCTCTCTATGTTTTTAACTTACTCATCTAAACATCTCAACAGTTATGAGCAAGGTGAAAAAAGAGCCTCCATATCAACGAATGTCTCATCTCTACAtggtaataaaataaaaagcaatCTCTCAACCAGGAGGAGATGATGATCTTGGAGAAGAATGAACAGCAACGCAACGAGAAAACTCCGATCAGGGCTTGTTAGCTAACGGAGATCGCAGAGGCGTGATTTCTTGATATGGCGAGCCGTAATACCTGTTAGGCATGGAGGGGCTCCTTGTTGGCTGCTGCCCGTTTCTCGTCTGCAATCTACCTCCGGTTCTTGCATTCATGGTCGCAGAACCACGGGCATTGTTCATCGCCTGAAAATAGGACGAGGAGCACGCCATGTCCTTGAGAGCTGGCAGCGGCTCCAGAGCTAAAACTATCTCGCTCATCGCGGGTCTAATCTTGGCATCCCGGCTGAGGCAGCGAGCAGCCAGCTGCACAGTTTTCTGAGCGCCTTTGACAGAGAAGCGCCCCTCCAGACGAGGATCAATCAGCCTGTAGAACCGCCTCCTCTCGTCGAGGTAAGGCCTCGACCATTCCACCAAGTTGTGCTCCCCGGGAGGTCTGCTCTTGTCCATGGATCTCCGCCCCGTCAACAGCTCCAGCAAGACCACTCCGAAGCTATACACATCGCTCTTTGCAGTGAGATGCCCTGAACAACGAGACGGTGTCTGAGAAGCCATTATCACACATGAACAATTCACGCAGCAAGAGGAGGATGTTACCTGTCATGACATACTCCGGTGCAGCATAGCCATATGTTCCCATCACACGGGTTGACACGTGCGTCTTGTCTCCCTCAGGCCCGTCTTTGGCAAGTCCAAAATCGGAAAGCTTTGCATTGTACTCCTAGATTAACAATAATAGAGGTAAGTTTAGAGGATCAAGAAAGCTAAGGATAGGACTCCATAATCTTGAAAGATTCAGACATCATACCACATCTAGCAGAATGTTTGAAGTTTTGAAATCTCTATATATAACAGGTTTCTCTGCTTCTTCATGAAGAAAAGCAAGGCCCTTTGCTGCATTTAGTGCTATTTTCATTCTTATAGCCCAAGGAAGAGGCAAGGATCCTATACATCAGAAGAAGTGCATCACaaacatacaattgaaaataatgaaagaaTTCTTAAATTAGATTCTTGAAAGTCACAGGCATAGTAACACATGCTTGCACACACTCATTAACAAAAGCAAGCAAATTCCTGAATTAGATTTCACACTTAAAACTACAATCTTAGCAGAAACTACTTGAGCATGACTACAGGTTGTGCCATCTTAACTATAAACTACAAATATTGAAACCACGTTCGttgtgggtggaaaaaagaaacatactCTTGAATAAGTGATTTTCCAAGCTGCCCCTTGCCATGAATTCATAGACGAGGAGCCTTTGGTCATCCTCTATGCAATAGCCGATCAATGTAACCAAATTCGGATGGATGAGCTCACCAAGATAATTTATTTCAGCCTGCATTATTATAGAACCACGTGAGTGAAATGTGAATAAGAAGAATCtttgaaattgaagaataGAATAAGATAAAGAAAGGGAAGTAGTTTCGTACTAGCCACTCTTTATGGCCTTGAAGTCCATCATGATTAAGAGTTTTGACAGCCACAGTAAGCCCTGTACCGGGCTTAACGGGAGTGTTTCCATTCTCATTGACCCAACCTTTGAAAACGCAGCCAAAGCCACCCTCCCCAAGGAGACTGTCGGGCCTGAAACTCCTTGTGGCCAGCTTAAGCTCATTGTAAGTGAACTTTCGTAGCTGAGAAGATATTTTCAGTTCCTCTTCAATTTTGGGAGTTGATGGAACACTTTCAGCATTGCTTGTTGCTGAAGATGATACTACCGGAACAACTGGTTGGTCTCTACTTGTCTCATTTGTAGATTTACTTTCCGCTGGTGCACAAAAGTAACAAGAATAGATGAGTTCAAATCCAAGTAAAAAATGCAAAGATGTTAGTACTCATCAACACCCCATAGTTCACAAGCTCATTTCAAACAAGTTGATTAACATTCTTgctcaaaaaaaattgattcatttccattttccGAGAGATTCTATAGTTATAGTTTCCCATACTTGGGTtctaacataaataaaaaataccaaTAAACAGCCATGAACCATGCACATAAAGGAGATGCAACCGTTACATGTAAAAGCCACGTGGAGCTCAGCAAAAGTTTAACCTAGTAGTACAACTACAAGTTTCATCATTTCCCTTTAGGCGTAGTATAACTAGTATAGCAGACACGCGTCACACGCCTTAAATTAGTTTCCCCAACAATACAACTAGTATAGTTGACTCGCGTCACGCGCATTAAATTAGCCACCACTAATTCTGATCTAGAATCAGAAACagaaacaaatcaaaacaatcaaCCACGTGTAACTCGTACTTAATCTATGTTCCCTAAGTAGTATTGTAAACCAAAGAATCAATCAGCCGTTACACCAAAAAGCCACATGGAGGTCAGCGAAAGTTTCACCTAGTAGGAATGCTGCCAAGATGTTATTTCAAAGGATCATCTACAACGTAACACAACTAGTACAGCTGACACGCGTCACAcgccttaaattagttttcTAACACTCTCATTCCGTTATTGAAACAGtaacaaatcaaaacaaaatcatcaaccACGTGTAACTTGTATGTAATATATTTCTATGTACCCTAAGTACTGTGTGTAAAACCAAAGAACCAATTCCAACAACATACATCATAAAGCAACGAGAAACACTGCATACACGCTAAAACTTATGAGGCAACTTCATCAAGACAGTGGCATATCCACCAAAGATACAAGCAATAAATCAGCAAGCATAAACAGCCATTCTTCTAGCAAGCGCGACTTAAGCAAGCAGCTAGATCTAACACAAAACTACATATCAAATGCAGCAACAAGGATAAACACAAACTTAACATCCAACCATATAAGCAGATAcactaaaattcatatttgtaCCTCCAATCAAGTTGTCCAAACCACAAAATAAACAACTCAACAGCATACATTCACATCAAACAACTTCTAATAAGAAAGAACAGCAGCACAAACAGAATCAATTCCCAAAAATTTCTTAAACAGAAAAGGATGATTTAGCAAACGTACCATACTGTAAGCTAGAGCCAGAGCCAGAACCACTAACAGAGCTATCAACTTTGGTCCTTGCAGACAAACAGCGCccaaaaaatcgaaatttaaaCCAACAGCTACCTACCGAAGCATCATCGTCGCCATCACCATTAACAATTTTTCCCATCCTGGCCTTCGAGTTTCCCACATCCATATCAACCTTATTCATAGCTTTAGGAACTAgccccatttttttttcctcccTCCAAACCCTAGAATTTAAATGCCAAAACTGCAGAATGAGCCTCCAGACTACCAAAATCCCACTTTTATCACTTTGCCCTCATCCGAAAGATTCTCTTTTCCTTGAAATTTTTCCACTCTGTATTTGTGGGCTTAAAACCGGGGCGCCCTCCCTCCCTAATCCAAAGATACCAAACTAACAGTATACGACAAAGGATTAGAAAAAGAAACCGTTCAAACTTGCTTTAACAAAAttccattaattaaattacaaagaTTGCATTTctattgaaaaaatttcaagaatcaaAAGAGAGAAATCTCAAGCCCAGGTGACGAAAACTCCCCGCGGCGCCTCAAAATGCAATCTTGGGATCATTTATGCAGAGATTTGAACATGCAAAACGACGAATTGCAAATACGAAAGATCAATGCGCAAATTCGAAGCACCCCTTTTCGAAGTGCTGCATTCAATCTCTCCCAGTTCAGATACAGCCCCTCCCTTTCATCGCATTTCACACTCtcaaagcaagaaaataaCAGCAATGCGAAAACACTgaaaaaaacatgattttctttaaccaaataaaaataggagaCGCTGGGACACGAGGTGTTCTCGAGGCCAAACAAAAGAACAAAGTTAACTATTGTGTTAGTAGGAGTGTGTGTGTttggaagagagagagggaaggatggaggagagagaaacGTGCGATTTTGCGTGAAAAGATGTGAGAGAATGGACGTGGATTGAGGGAGGTTGAAAGTCACCGAGCGGTGACGGAAGATGCGTGAAGCTCGAATGTGATTGGTGGAAAAGTTGAGCACGTGGGCCCGTTTCTAATCTATTGGGCTGTGATGggtttgaaatttgattagAATGGCAAAAACTAAAGAAtttatcttttcctttttttcttttttcttctggGATTTTTCTCCTATTGGACAAGAATTTACTCctttctaaatatatttgcttttgtttgttgtaatctttttgtgagatttttattaaataattgagtatttctttcttttgatttgctttagtttataattttccctTTATTAGCTGGATCTCTAGAATTTGGAGCGTGAATTGTGTGATTTGTGAGTCTGCAAATGCTTACgcacaaaaaaggaaaagagaattAATGTTTGAATTCAATGTATTGAATCTGGAAATTTGGTATAAATGATGAGGACCTTTGTAGTTTTAAGCTTTAAATGCAGCATTTGGTGATTTACAATTTTACATTGATTCAATACATATAAACTTAGGAGTGATATCAATCATGTAGTGCATAGTTTCAAATTTGGATAAGAAGTagggtgagaaaaaaaaaacgaagaCTGAATATCGAACCGATCCAAACcgatattttgaaatttggttGGGTTTTTCGGTTCAATTCAgttttgaaaatacaaaaatttcagttttttggtacggttcggttcggttcggttcgggcgaaaaaaaaaaccaaataaccgaattatattttaaatataatattatatatatattctattaatctaatatattacattaatttaatatattatataatataatatatatatatattcttttaatatattctatataatatgtattatatatattctattaattttatattttatagatatatattctattatataaaataaaatattatatactatgtttttttcggtttttcggtttagttcggttattcaatttttcgggttcggttcggtttgagttttgaactaaattcggtttttcggtcaAACCGAACTGAAACCCGAATGCTCACCCATAATCAGAAGTTTACTTGGTTTTTTTTCttgcattatttaattttgtatgtatgtatatcaACTTACGTCGGGGCTACAAACACAAGTGAATAATGTTGCACACAGTAATGCataatattaaacaaaaaagaaaacgacatatatatacattcgAAAGTTGCATCTTCTTACTTGAAGGATTTCACAATGAAATTAGAGTagatcaatattttttcaatagattgataaaagaatggatcgagaaagaaaacaaatgatCGATGCAAAAATGACGTGTTTTGTCACATGCATGTGTTTCGTCTGCAAGTGCTATAACTTATCTCTTCATGCTTGAAGTGATTTCATCGTGAAGTTATAGTATGTCGATATAGTTTTGAAGTTGATTGATCGAAGAAGTTGAGAAAGAAAGCAAGGGATCAATACATAAGATTGATTTTGCCGGTTTATATAGTACGAATGGAGAAGGGAtatgagaaaatgaaatatgttaatgagagtattatttaattactactcctactacatatttctattttcgtaatatgcatatttttgtttgcaaATGTATAGGTTTTCCTTTTGTACTGCATGTTTTTGTTTATAGTATTCATGTTTCTATTCTGTAATATGTGTTGgtttccatattttttgtatgtagtatgtttttatttacaaaatgcTTATTCTTATTTTCCCGCATAGGCTCCATtattgacaaaaatatattcatgtatcatttttagattttttgtCACATGCATCTGTAATGTGTTTAAAGATTGAAGATTTTAGTAGAGGTTACTAATTCAGTAATGGGtccatatatgatatatatgcAGAGATTTTGAACTTATCAAATTTCTAAAATGggctttttatatttgaagtaACATATTGGGCTTTAAACGAACCTTAAATGGGGTAGTCCACATTTATTGGGCAACAATAATTCGACATTTAAATTTTCGTACACtgcttttttcttatttcaggTTGGAAGGCATTTAAATGCAATCCAGTCTATCAAACTTTGTTTCTTACtttcattttgtaaatttgtatgatagttgaattttgtcattattaattatggtAGATTTCatctaattaagtatataattacttttattctttgtttttttattagttacaTAATACCGACTTACCGAGTACTACTTAGTTGTTTTAGGATTGatatttaactttaatttattggaaTAAAAGTAAAGTATGATCACTCAGCAATAAATATCCGAAAACAATGTATTAGTAGCTCAAACGAAATTTAGTCTTTCTCCAAAattctataataatattttttcatgagGTGCCacaattattactattatatactACAACATTCGGAAAACCTATTTTGCAGTTCACTAAAAATCTAAagccaaaaaatccaaatagCATCACAACACACACAAGCAATAGCAGACCAGAAACATCTAGCTAGTTCCATGagattaattatttggttTCGATAGATGCTTTTCTTgtcacacacaaacacaatcaACATCTCAAATGATTTATAGTGGAAAATATAAGAGATATTCATCACCAatgttatttatataataaaaaaatgaaaatggtacAGTACAAACGTGGGGATTCACATGAGTGTTGAATTTGTTGAGAGATGCAATCTCAATGGAAATCATAAAACGACACATCTTTGATCATAATTGGACACTACCATTTCCCAAGCAACTCTCCTCTTTCTGTTTTCTTCCCTTTCCCATCTCTTTGGCTTCTTCCCTCTTGGAATTTGTGCTTCATTTCGATtccctttcttttctttcccttctacaaacattaattaataacaatttcatttcttttttttttagtttatccttaattaatattcttgATCATCACCATCGAATATCTGCATCTTCTAGGAACCTTCTCAGAGAAACCCTtttttaattcctttttttaCAATGAAAATTGGCATCACACAATTGTTTATACTGTTAAAGAAAGTGATGACTCCATGGAATTGGACATTTAGAAAGTTGAAATGCTGGGaatcttgtttttttatgcataaacCATGGCCCATTGCCAGACTACTAGTCCCACTCTGcctcattttcatatttgcatGTAACATGGATCTCTCTTGTTTTATATATCTAATGTCAcattatttatctattaatcaaaattacgACTTGAAAGAAAGATGGAAATGAACTATTCATTCAagaattagtaaaaaaaaacagtgtGGGGTGGGAATAATATATCTATGGcaagtttaattaataatttcaagaaaagggaaaacaaaaaaaaaatgtaatcttGAAGAAAACACATTATAGGCAAATtgaacaagaagaagaagaagacaccatttctctttccttttttattcataattaatggAAATTCTGTTGTTCCGACCATGGCCAGAATTCCTGCGTTTCTTCGATGCCGGCAAACATAGTGCCGAAGCACTCGTTGGCCGCCGGCATACTATGTTGCTGCTCCGGCCTCCCCGAGCCGTGCAGGAGCTGCGTCAGCGTCTGCGGCGGTGGAAACATGGAGCCGTGCTTGTTTCTTTGATTGTACATTGCGCTTTCCGTGGCCGTCGACGTCTTAATGTTGACCTCGCAGCTCGTGTCGCTCCCGTTGCTCCACG
Coding sequences within it:
- the LOC125198555 gene encoding galactose mutarotase-like, whose translation is MSILLCFLFLAFGNLSNASRNGGLAMYEIKKGDFSLKVTNYGARIASLVLPDKHGKLGDIVLGYDTAEEFKNDTGHFGAVVGRVANRIAGAKFTLNGTVYKLEANEGKNMLHGGSKGFSQVVWKVKKHVKYGRSPYITLTYHSVDGEEGFPGSVLASVTYALVAPYTLVVKMKAKALNKATPINLAQHAYWNLGNHNSGSILSDSLQIFASHITPVDQGLIPTGEITSVKKTPYDFLKPRVIKGPIKDLPKGSRGYDINYVVDDYKGLKMKPVAVVYNKKSGRVMKVSANAPGVQLYTGNFIDNVKGKGGFIYQSHAALCLETQGFPDSVNHPNFPSQIVNPGQIYDHRMVFVFTTKK
- the LOC125198553 gene encoding serine/threonine-protein kinase PBL34-like — its product is MGLVPKAMNKVDMDVGNSKARMGKIVNGDGDDDASVGSCWFKFRFFGRCLSARTKVDSSVSGSGSGSSLQYAESKSTNETSRDQPVVPVVSSSATSNAESVPSTPKIEEELKISSQLRKFTYNELKLATRSFRPDSLLGEGGFGCVFKGWVNENGNTPVKPGTGLTVAVKTLNHDGLQGHKEWLAEINYLGELIHPNLVTLIGYCIEDDQRLLVYEFMARGSLENHLFKRSLPLPWAIRMKIALNAAKGLAFLHEEAEKPVIYRDFKTSNILLDVEYNAKLSDFGLAKDGPEGDKTHVSTRVMGTYGYAAPEYVMTGHLTAKSDVYSFGVVLLELLTGRRSMDKSRPPGEHNLVEWSRPYLDERRRFYRLIDPRLEGRFSVKGAQKTVQLAARCLSRDAKIRPAMSEIVLALEPLPALKDMACSSSYFQAMNNARGSATMNARTGGRLQTRNGQQPTRSPSMPNRYYGSPYQEITPLRSPLANKP